The following nucleotide sequence is from Bacteroidota bacterium.
CTTATTTTCCTAGCGGAACAATTTTAGCCTGTGATATGCAGAACGGGATATTTCTTTTATCAGCAAAAAATCTGATAAGTGTTGGCGTTAATGAAAACGAAAATCAGAATTTATCGGCAAGCATTTATCCGAATCCGGCGAGCACTGATATTTCCATTACATTCATTCCGGATAATTCTTCAAATTGCACATTTATTGTTACTGATATTACCGGTAGAACTATTTTAAACGAAGAAAGAAAAATTAATTTATCATCACCGCTAGCGCAAGAAAAAATAAATGTCAGTGCATTTGAATCGGGCGCTTATTTGGTAAAAGTAATTTCAGGAAAAAAATCTATTCAGAAAAAAATAATCATAACACATTAATATGTTCTCTGTAAACTCTAAAATCGGCATCATCGGATCAGGCGCTATGGGCTCCGGAATTGCGCAAGTAGCCGCAACCGCCGGACATGATGTTTTTATTTACGATAACAACCCGGCTTCGCTCGAAAAAGCAAAAAACAATTTAGCAAGCTCTTTATCAAAGCTGGTTGAAAAACAAAAACTCACGAAAGAAAAAGCAGATTCTGTTTTAGCAAAATCAAATTTTGTTTCCCAGTTAAAAGACTTAGGTACGTGCGATTTAATTATTGAAGCCATTGTAGAAAACCTGGAAGTAAAACAAAAAGTATTTTCAGAATTGGAAACATTGGTTTCCGAGAATTGCATTTTAGCTACTAACACTTCTTCTCTTTCCATTGCTTCTATTGCAGCAGCGTGCAAAAAGCCAAATCGCTTTTTAGGAATTCATTTTTTTAATCCCGCTACTTTAATGCCTTTAGTAGAGATTATTCCTGGCATTGCAACACAAGACAATCTTACCTCAGAAATAAAAAAATTAATTGACAGTTGGGGAAAGACAACCGTCATAACAAAAGACACACCGGGATTTATCGTGAATCGTGTTGCTCGTCCGTTTTACAGTGAATCATTACGCATTTACGAAGAAGGCATTGCCGACCTTGCTACCATTGATTGGGCTATGAAAGAGTTTGGTGGATTTAAAATGGGGCCTTTTGAATTAATGGATTTGATCGGACATGATGTAAACTATATCGTAACCGAAACTGTTTGGAAACAATTTTATTTCGATCCGCGTTTCAAACCCGCCTTATCACAAAAACGTTTATTGGAAGCGGGATTTCTTGGCCGAAAAACAAGTCGCGGATTTTATGATTATAACTCTCCCCTTCCTGAACCAAAAAAAGATGAACTTTTGGGCAAACTAATTTGTCACCGCGTGTTATGTATGCTCATCAATGAAGCCGCCGATGCGCTTTACTATAATATCGCAGGAAAAGAAGATATCGATTTAGCGATGACAAAAGGGGTAAATTACCCTAAAGGCCTTTTAAAATGGGCTGATGAAATAGGTATTGAAAAAGTACTGAATACCCTTCAGGAACTTTATAGTTTATATCAGGAAGACAGATACAGGCCTAGCGTACTTTTAAAGCATAAAGTGGCTCAAAAACAGGGCTTTTACTAACCAAAAGCTTGCCTTCGCTCATTATTTGGAGATTTTTTTGCTAAAGCTGTAAAAATCAGCTAAATTTGGTTTAAGTAATTTTAGAAAAATGAAGAAATTATTATTTCCTGCTTTGTTATTTGGTGCTTTAAGCACAGTATTTATTATTTCTTGTAAAGAGAAAAATAACGATAACATCACGCCAACTTATAAAAACCAGTCGACCGGAACCGGTGCTAACCCTAACATTAATCAAATTACTGTTACAGGTACAAGTACCGTTACTAATCCCGCAACACAAAACACTGCTTTACAAGTAGGTGGTTCAATCGCTGGCTGGAGCTTTAATGGGTGTGCTACAAGTCCTAATACCTTAACAGGATTAAATGGAAACACAACTGTACAGTTAGTTTTTGGTGGTGGAGCTGTTACTACAGGTACTTATGCTTTAACTCCAAATTTACCATTAGCTGGTCAGGCTCGTATGATTGTGACCAATGCTCCCGGACAACCGGATGGAATTGCTTGGTATTCTAAGTCAGGTTCTGTTGCGGTAACTACCAGCACAGCCGGTACGCAAGCTACATTCAACAACGTTCAATGCTTACAATATTCGTTCTTGTTCCCTGTGGTTACAGTATCAGGAAACTTAACTTGTATTTAATCAACAAATGATTTTTCTCAAAAAGGCTTCCGAAACCGGAAGCCTTTTTATTTTTGTATAGTTGAGTTATTACTACAAAATACTTTCCTATTTAAGACAGAGCTATAAGCTCGACTTGCGCGCTTTGTCTTTCATGCGGATTGCGATTGGCCTTGTGCTGCTCGCCGATTTAATCATACGCGCCACAGCGCTGCGTGAACATTACACTTCTGACGGCGTATTACCGGTTGATCTTTTATTAAAATTTGATGAAAAACCTTTACGCTGGTCCTTTCATTTTCTAAATGACAGTTATGCCTATGAGTTGTTTTTATTTTTATTCAACGCTTTTATTGCGATACTTTTAATCGTAGGCTGGAAAACCAAATTAACCACACTCCTCGCCTGGATATTTTTAGTATCCTTACAAAACAGAAATCCATTCATTCAGCAAAGCGGTGATGATTTCTTAAGGCTGATTTTATTTTGGGGAATATTTTTGCCGTGGGGTAGTTTCTATTCTTACGATGCCAAAAAAACAATTCCTAAATCGAAGAATTACTTTTCAATTTCAAGTGTTGGTTACATGGTGTTAGTGGCCTCGGTTTATTTTTTCTCGGCATTACATAAAACTTCACCTGAGTGGCGCACCGAAGGAAGCGCTATTTATTACGCGTTAAGTCTTGATCAACTTAAAGTCGGGATGGGCGATTGGCTGTATCAATATCCCTCCTTAATGAAGTTACTTACCTTCTTCGTGTATTACTATTTAGAAATCATTGCGCCATTATTAATACTTGTTCCATACAAAAATCAAAACTTAAGAGCGATCGCAGCTATTTCAATTATTCTTTTGCATGCAGGCATCGCTTCTACACTCTATGTAGGATTGTTTTTTGTAATCGGATTAAGCACCTCACTCGGATTGCTCTCGTCAGGCATAATGGATAAACTCGATGAGAAAATCACCCACATCAGTAAAGTTACTTCCTCCGGATTCTATTCCATCCGATCTCCCAAACCAATCAGGCAATTCACCTTCTCCTTTTTACTAGTAGTGTTCCTCTTTTGTTTCGCCAGCAATCTCGGCAACCTTCCTAATTTCAAATTTGTGCCGGATGACCGCTTTATGTATTTGAATAACGCGTTAAAGCTGGATCAGTTCTGGGGGATGTTTTCACCGGGGGTTTACAAAACAGACGGTTGGTATGTTTACCGCGGAATAAAATCCAACGATTCTATTTGGGACATTTACAATAATAAACCCGGATTGGATCTCACCAAACCGAAAGACATTGACAAAATGTATCCAACCGATCGCTGGCGGAAATTCGCGGAGAATTATCAGAAGAATGATTTTAATTTCATGCGTCCTTATTATTGCAGATATTTAATCCGCGAATGGAATAAAAAGCATCCTGATAATAAAATCGAAGGGTTAAATATCCTGTTTATATTAGAGGAAAGTTTGCCCGATTACAAAACAAAACCAATAAAGCAACAGAACACCTGTTTGTGTTACGAAAATGAGCCGGTTCAATAATTTTATTTCCTATTTAAATTATCTGCTGAAAAGCAAAACCGCGCATGGGGTACACTCTCCTTTTGTCTACAAATTTGTAACCGAACTGCTCGAAACAAAAAACGAAGCCTATTATCAGTTTAAGGAATTAGATGCAGTTCGCAAGCAATTGCTGAATAACCACAACACCATCGAAATCACTGATTTTGGCGCGGGCTCTAAAGTTTTTAAAGG
It contains:
- a CDS encoding NAD(P)-binding domain-containing protein, with product MFSVNSKIGIIGSGAMGSGIAQVAATAGHDVFIYDNNPASLEKAKNNLASSLSKLVEKQKLTKEKADSVLAKSNFVSQLKDLGTCDLIIEAIVENLEVKQKVFSELETLVSENCILATNTSSLSIASIAAACKKPNRFLGIHFFNPATLMPLVEIIPGIATQDNLTSEIKKLIDSWGKTTVITKDTPGFIVNRVARPFYSESLRIYEEGIADLATIDWAMKEFGGFKMGPFELMDLIGHDVNYIVTETVWKQFYFDPRFKPALSQKRLLEAGFLGRKTSRGFYDYNSPLPEPKKDELLGKLICHRVLCMLINEAADALYYNIAGKEDIDLAMTKGVNYPKGLLKWADEIGIEKVLNTLQELYSLYQEDRYRPSVLLKHKVAQKQGFY